From Tiliqua scincoides isolate rTilSci1 chromosome 2, rTilSci1.hap2, whole genome shotgun sequence, the proteins below share one genomic window:
- the NHLH2 gene encoding helix-loop-helix protein 2, whose translation MMLSPDQALDSDHPSSAPSDPESLEAKGLRSCCASDLEAPDGEGLGGGGGGGGGGQVATHPQQPLSREEKRRRRRATAKYRSAHATRERIRVEAFNLAFAELRKLLPTLPPDKKLSKIEILRLAICYISYLNHVLDV comes from the coding sequence ATGATGCTCAGCCCTGACCAGGCGTTGGACTCGGACCACCCGTCGTCGGCGCCGTCGGACCCGGAGTCGCTGGAGGCCAAGGGGCTGCGCAGCTGCTGCGCCTCGGACCTGGAGGCGCCCGACGGCGAGGGCCTGGGCGGCGGAGgaggggggggcggcggcggccagGTGGCGACCCACCCGCAGCAGCCGCTGAGCCGCGAAGAGAAGCGGCGCCGCCGGCGGGCCACGGCCAAGTACCGCTCGGCCCACGCCACGCGGGAGCGCATCCGGGTGGAGGCCTTCAACCTGGCCTTCGCCGAGCTGCGCAAGCTGCTGCCCACGCTGCCGCCCGACAAGAAGCTCTCCAAGATCGAGATCCTGCGCCTCGCCATCTGCTACATCTCCTATCTCAACCACGTGCTCGACGTCTAG